The Calditrichota bacterium genome contains a region encoding:
- a CDS encoding P-loop NTPase, with protein sequence MQSKRRSLGSLVANIFVKTTDSQYGPFSKHELREMAKTGKFTASDLVWHPELEEWVEAAKLEELREIFPEAEPAARQRRVIAVGSGKGGVGKTVVTASLGVGLAALDYRVVMVDADLGGANLHTCMGIIEPQYTFYDFYTLRRERLEDIILDTPVENLQMISGACGTLGLANPRYWQKLKFINQLRGINADFILLDLGAGSSYNVIDFFLASDEGIVVTIPDPMAVQECFNFIKVCLLRKLHLTFRNDAEVLKLLEQHQLTEAGLMRTPMEELLRQVQQLDAAAGAKFESVLEGFRPRLLLNMVYEHDEVRDGLAIKTAAAELLSIDVDYLGYIEYDESVRESSKRLRPFILNNPRSKASRSFAKIISLKILGKQGWEGRRIGRRIRKEAKESAQEYPQQALEASETICSVRCFYWGDCEYQNGGHPCSVRQLEPLFRHR encoded by the coding sequence ATGCAGAGCAAACGTCGCTCCTTGGGTTCACTGGTGGCGAATATCTTCGTCAAGACCACTGACAGCCAGTATGGGCCGTTCAGCAAGCACGAATTGCGCGAGATGGCCAAAACCGGCAAATTCACCGCCAGTGACCTGGTGTGGCATCCTGAGCTTGAGGAATGGGTGGAAGCTGCCAAGCTGGAGGAGCTCCGTGAGATCTTCCCGGAGGCAGAGCCAGCTGCACGCCAGCGACGGGTAATCGCCGTGGGCAGTGGCAAAGGCGGCGTGGGCAAGACGGTAGTGACAGCGTCCCTGGGCGTGGGCCTGGCGGCCCTTGACTACCGCGTGGTGATGGTGGACGCCGACTTGGGTGGGGCAAACCTCCATACCTGCATGGGGATCATCGAGCCGCAGTACACCTTTTATGACTTTTACACGCTGCGCCGGGAAAGGTTGGAAGACATCATTCTTGACACGCCTGTCGAAAACCTGCAGATGATAAGCGGCGCCTGTGGCACCCTCGGCCTGGCTAACCCCCGCTACTGGCAGAAACTGAAGTTCATCAACCAACTGCGCGGCATCAACGCCGATTTCATCCTGTTGGACCTCGGCGCTGGCTCCAGTTACAACGTCATCGACTTTTTCTTGGCGAGTGACGAGGGCATCGTCGTCACCATACCGGACCCCATGGCGGTGCAGGAGTGCTTCAACTTCATCAAGGTGTGTCTCCTGCGCAAGCTTCACTTGACCTTCCGCAACGATGCGGAGGTGCTCAAACTTTTGGAGCAGCACCAGCTCACTGAGGCTGGGCTTATGCGCACGCCGATGGAGGAGCTTCTCAGGCAGGTGCAGCAATTAGATGCGGCGGCTGGCGCCAAGTTCGAGTCGGTGTTAGAGGGTTTCCGTCCGCGGCTGCTGCTGAACATGGTCTATGAGCACGACGAGGTGCGCGACGGGCTGGCCATCAAGACTGCGGCAGCTGAGCTTCTCTCCATTGACGTGGACTATTTGGGCTACATCGAATACGACGAGAGCGTCCGCGAGTCCTCGAAGCGCCTGCGGCCGTTCATCCTCAACAATCCGCGCTCCAAGGCGTCGCGCAGCTTTGCCAAGATTATCTCCCTTAAGATCCTGGGCAAGCAGGGGTGGGAAGGCAGACGCATCGGCCGGCGCATTCGCAAGGAGGCCAAAGAGAGCGCACAGGAGTACCCGCAGCAGGCCCTGGAGGCATCCGAGACCATTTGCTCGGTGCGCTGCTTCTACTGGGGCGACTGCGAGTATCAGAACGGTGGGCACCCCTGCAGCGTGCGCCAGCTGGAACCTCTGTTCCGCCATCGTTGA